The nucleotide window GGCCCTTACGGGCGCCTCGTTATTAGTAACGCAGTACACGCAGTTTTTGCGCGGCACCCTGCAGGCCCACCAGCGCTTTAATACCGATGCGGTACTCTCGGTGCTGGAAAAAGCCCTGCTGCTGGTTTTCGTGCTGGCTCTGATTCCGGTGGGCATCTCGCTGGACCGCTACGTGGGCGCCCGGGCCGTGGCGGTGCTTTTCACGTTTGTGGTGCTCTACGGCCTGGTTACCCGCCTCTACGGGAAGGTGCGCTTTAAGCTCAAGTGGGACCATGCCCGTAGTTTGCTGCGGGCCAGCCTGCCCTTGGCCCTGATTACGCTGGTGTACGGCCTCAACGAGCGGGTCGATATGCTGATGCTGGAGCGCCTGGCGTCCCCGGCCGAGGCGGGCTACTACGCGGCGGCCTACCGCTGGGTTGATGCCATTATGATGTACCTCTGGACGGTGCTGCCCCTGTTTTTTGCCAAGTTTGCCTACGCCACCGGCAAGCCCAAGGAACAGCAGGAGTTGCTGTGGTTTGGGCAGCGCGTGGTCACGGTGCCGCTGCTGTTTGTGTGCGCCTTCGTGCTGTTTCGCGGGGAGGTGCTGTTCTGGCAGTTTACCCACAGTACGGCCCCGAGCTGGGGCAGATGACGCTCAGTCTTAAAATACTGTTTGTCAACGTGTTGGTGCACGCCTTCTTTGCCATTTATAGCACGTTGCTTACCAGCACCAACCACGAAAAGCCGGTGAGCTGGCTTGTGGCCGGCAGCATTGGGCTCAACGTGCTGCTGAACGTATTTCTGCTGCCGCGCTACGGGGCCGCCGCCGCTGCCCTGAACACCTTGCTGTGTGTCGTGTTCGTCTCGGGCGGCTACCTGTGGCTGGTAAGCCGGCGGGCGGGCGTAGCTATTCCCTGGGGCACCATCGGCCGGCTGCTGCTGGCGTTTGGGCTGCTCTGCGCCGTGTTCTGGGGCTTGCAGCAGCTGCTGAACCAGTGGCTGCTGGAAGCGGTAGGAGCGGGGCTGGCCTTCGTGGCTATTCTGTTTGCTACGGGCGTGGTGCGCGTGGCCGAGCTCAAAGCCCTGCGCCGCTAAAGCCCGGTCTGGCCGGGTATCTTTGGCAAAAAACGGGCATCTTAGCGCCTCTGAACCTTCCTTCTCGTTGAATATTGCCGTTAACGTCCGCTTCCTGCTGCCCGGCGACAAGCTCGAAGGCATAGGCCGTTTCACCTTCGAAACGCTTAGTCGCCTGGTGCGGCAGCACCCCGAGCATACCTTCCATTTCCTCTTCGATAGGGCTTACGACGCGCGCTACCTGTTTGCCGACAACGTGGTGCCCCACGTGCTACTGCCCCCGGCCCGTCACCCGTTTTTGTTCGTGGCCTGGTTTGAGGGCGCCGTGGCAGCCTGGCTGCGCAAGCACCGGCCGGCCGTGTTTCTGAGCCCCGACGGCTTCACCACGCTGCGCACCCGAGTGCCCCGCCTGACGGTGATTCACGATCTGGCCTTCGAGCATTTTCCCCAGGATGT belongs to Hymenobacter cellulosilyticus and includes:
- a CDS encoding oligosaccharide flippase family protein; this translates as MSFVVLLNLLVKPGWVVVENLVQDRLGHAAFGTFTALFNWTLIVASVSDLGTTQLTTKRVAAAPEFLTEYFPTLLPLKGWLSVLFLLLMVGSGWLLGYHGHTLTLLALTGASLLVTQYTQFLRGTLQAHQRFNTDAVLSVLEKALLLVFVLALIPVGISLDRYVGARAVAVLFTFVVLYGLVTRLYGKVRFKLKWDHARSLLRASLPLALITLVYGLNERVDMLMLERLASPAEAGYYAAAYRWVDAIMMYLWTVLPLFFAKFAYATGKPKEQQELLWFGQRVVTVPLLFVCAFVLFRGEVLFWQFTHSTAPSWGR
- a CDS encoding polysaccharide biosynthesis C-terminal domain-containing protein, with product MTLSLKILFVNVLVHAFFAIYSTLLTSTNHEKPVSWLVAGSIGLNVLLNVFLLPRYGAAAAALNTLLCVVFVSGGYLWLVSRRAGVAIPWGTIGRLLLAFGLLCAVFWGLQQLLNQWLLEAVGAGLAFVAILFATGVVRVAELKALRR